One window of the Lasioglossum baleicum chromosome 8, iyLasBale1, whole genome shotgun sequence genome contains the following:
- the Dpn gene encoding bHLH protein deadpan codes for MVDYYNYKMSGSEDEPDAHTQSGMTKAELRRSNKPIMEKRRRARINQCLDELKGLILEAMKKDPTRHSKLEKADILEMTVKHLQTVQRQQLSTAVATDPAVLTKFRTGFSECATEVSRYVSHLENVDLVVKQRLVSHLNNCVSNLQQMAPFYSHYVPYMPERLYPEVKVGFQSDFQNGDENNNGSARIQIPNGVQLIPSRLPSGELALLVPQSANISANFPFFPPAPESSKIGPSSAFTAVHRPQSPLLSPSTSTSSFGEDHQSMTEHYPQAHSPNHQPRFKVPEQSPASLKSLSSSPETQKPQISSTSDSKSPVFMEPKLDRSYPRKDAADSSDILNGFGIVANIRQPLSVITDKTYNRSDPVPPRRDAFKRHHSDGLLVISDKRPRYQESISSTVPMDSSNGAPKSGEDQLGPVEDLSGKATCSTNRNSNPNPLKFAAVAGPSGANADMWRPW; via the exons ATGGTGGATTACTATAATTACAAGATGTCTGGCAGCGAGGACGAGCCGGACGCTCACACACAGTCCGGGATGACCAAAGCTGAGCTGCGAAGg AGCAACAAGCCGATCATGGAGAAGCGTCGTCGAGCGCGGATCAATCAGTGCCTGGACGAGCTCAAGGGGCTGATCCTGGAGGCGATGAAAAAAGAC CCGACGAGGCATTCGAAGCTCGAGAAGGCCGATATCCTCGAGATGACGGTGAAGCATTTGCAGACGGTGCAGCGGCAGCAATTGAGCACGGCGGTCGCTACCGATCCGGCGGTGTTAACGAAATTCCGTACCGGATTTTCTGAATGTGCTACCGAAGTATCGCGGTACGTCAGCCACCTCGAGAACGTCGACCTGGTTGTCAAGCAACGACTGGTATCACATTTGAACAATTGCGTCAGTAATCTCCAGCAAATGGCGCCCTTCTACAGCCACTACGTGCCCTACATGCCGGAACGCCTCTATCCGGAGGTGAAGGTCGGTTTCCAGAGCGATTTCCAGAATGGCGACGAGAACAATAACGGAAGTGCCAGGATACAGATACCGAACGGTGTTCAGTTGATACCAAGCAGATTGCCGAGCGGAGAGTTGGCTCTTCTGGTGCCGCAATCGGCCAACATTTCGGCGAACTTTCCCTTCTTTCCACCGGCTCCAGAATCATCGAAGATCGGCCCGTCGTCGGCTTTCACCGCCGTTCATAGGCCACAGAGTCCTCTGCTGAGTCCGTCCACATCCACGTCCAGCTTCGGCGAGGATCATCAGTCGATGACTGAACACTACCCCCAAGCGCACTCGCCCAATCATCAGCCACGATTCAAGGTCCCCGAACAGAGTCCAGCCTCCTTGAAAAGCTTATCCTCGTCCCCGGAGACGCAGAAGCCGCAAATCAGCTCCACAAGCGACAGCAAGTCTCCCGTCTTCATGGAGCCCAAGCTGGATCGTAGCTATCCAAGAAAGGATGCAGCGGATTCGTCGGACATATTGAACGGCTTCGGGATCGTAGCAAATATAAGACAACCGTTGTCAGTGATTACTGATAAGACTTACAATCGATCCGACCCTGTGCCACCCAGAAGGGATGCCTTTAAGAGGCATCATTCCGATGGACTTCTAGTAATCTCCGATAAAAGACCTAGGTACCAAGAATCGATCAGCTCCACAGTTCCCATGGATTCTTCCAATGGCGCGCCAAAATCCGGGGAAGATCAACTGGGCCCCGTGGAGGATTTGTCGGGGAAAGCGACTTGCTCGACTAATAGAAATTCTAATCCTAATCCTCTGAAATTTGCTGCGGTAGCTGGTCCTTCGGGCGCGAACGCCGATATGTGGAGACCATGGTGA